Genomic DNA from Mycolicibacterium helvum:
ACGCTCGGCGGCGTCGGGGTCGACGTCGGTCACCACGACCTGCCAGTCGCGGCGGGCCAGCTCGACGGCCATGGCGCGGCCGATGCCGGAGCCGGCGCCGGTTACTACTACGGTCTTCGTCATGTTTCCTCTTGTCTCGTCGGAGTTTTCGTAGTTCTGGGCGTGCCTCAGCACAACTGGATCTTGACGCCCTGCTGGCGTGCGGCCTCGAGAGCGGGATGTTCAGGAGGACCGTCGGTAACGATGGTGTGTGCAGCTGACAGTGGCGCGATGTTGACCAACTGCACTCGGGCGAGCTTGCTGGAGTCGACGACGACGATCACCCGGTCGGCGCATTCCATCGCCAGCCGCTTCACGTTGCTCTCCTCGCCGTGATAGTCAGTCAGTCCGCGCTTGGCATCGACCCCCGCAACGCCCATCACATAGGTGTCGCAGTTGTAGCGGCGGAACGCCGCCTCGGCGTCAGATCCGATCAGGCTCAGCTCGCCAGGGCGCAGGCGCCCGCCGGTGAGGATGACGGTGGTGTCCGGTTCATCGGCGAGCTCAAGTGCCGCCAGCACGCTGGGAGTGATGATGGTCAGGGCCAGGTTGCGGCCACGGATGCACTTGGCGACTGCCAATGCGGTGCTGCCGCTGTCGAGGATCACGGTGGCGTGCGGTTCGAGCAGTGTCACGGCGGCTTCAGCGATATGTGCCTTCTCATGGGCGGCCAGCTGCGCCCGCGCCTCGAACGAAGGTTCCTCGGACTTACCGGTGAACGCGATTGCGCCGCCGATCACCCGGCGTACCTTGCCCTGGACTTCGAGTGCCTCGATATCGCGCCGGATCGTCATCTCGGAGACGTCGAATGCGGACGCCAGCGTCGCGTAATCCGCTTCGCCGTCGGCGGCGATCCGCTCCTGGATGAGTGCGCGGCGTTCGTCGCCGGTCATCGGAGCCGTGAGGCAGGACGGTTGTGATTGGCTAACAGCATCGAGCCTCCAGTCGTGATAATCCCGGTGACTAATCGTCTAAGTTGTTAATGTCTAACACAAGATTGCGGAACGGGAAACGGGAACATGACATCTTTTGCCAGTCGTACGGTGACAGCGGAGCTTCTCGACGTCGCGCTTGCGGCCGCGCGGGCGGGTGCGCGGGTGCTGCGCGACGGTGCTCTGGGGGCGCCGCAGATCACCGTCAAGGGTGAGCGAGGCAACCTGGTGACCGATGTCGATGTGGCTGCTGAGCGTGCCGTCCGTGAGGTGCTCGCGGCGCGCCGCCCCGGCGATGAAGTCACCGGCGAGGAATTGCCCGACAGCGCCTCGGCCGGGTCTGCGCTGCGTTGGTCGATCGACCCACTCGATGGGAC
This window encodes:
- a CDS encoding DeoR/GlpR family DNA-binding transcription regulator — encoded protein: MTGDERRALIQERIAADGEADYATLASAFDVSEMTIRRDIEALEVQGKVRRVIGGAIAFTGKSEEPSFEARAQLAAHEKAHIAEAAVTLLEPHATVILDSGSTALAVAKCIRGRNLALTIITPSVLAALELADEPDTTVILTGGRLRPGELSLIGSDAEAAFRRYNCDTYVMGVAGVDAKRGLTDYHGEESNVKRLAMECADRVIVVVDSSKLARVQLVNIAPLSAAHTIVTDGPPEHPALEAARQQGVKIQLC